The Parafrankia irregularis nucleotide sequence TCCCGGTCCCGGTCCCAGATCCGGATACGGATCCGGTGGAGGCTGTCTGTGGGAAAGCGGCTCGTCGTGGGGTTGTTCGGGCCCGGGCCCGGGCCCGGGTTCGGGCCGGCGGCGGCTGTGGCCGGCCCGCCTGCGGCCCGGCGGAGGATACGACGGCGCAACCGGCGCCCGGCGCCATTCCTTGTCCTTCACCAGGCCGTTGAACCGGTCCCGCCCGGCCAGCATCCCCGCGGGGTCATACCGCGTCCGGTGCTCGGGCCGCCGTTCGCGCAGCCGCGCGAGCATTTCCGCCGCGACCACCGGGGAACCGGGCTCGAACACATCCGCGAAGAATCCCTCGGGAAACCAGGTCGAGATGTTCGGCTCGGTGACGGACGAGCTTCCACCGGACCAGTCCGGGACCGAGTCCGGGTACTGCTGGTCGCCTCGGGACCAGTAGCCGTCGGCATCAGGGCGCCAGCTGCGCAGCGACTCCGGCGGCTCGCCGGTCGCGGCGTGCAGGATGAGCCAGCAGGCGCGGGAGACGTCCTCGGTGAAATCGGCGATCAGGTCGGCGCGGGGCGGGTCCAGCGTGCTCCACGGCGGCGCTTCCACGTGCGGCCGGTGCGCCCCCGCCCAGCAGGCGTGGCTGAAGTCGAAGATGAGCGCGGTCTGGCCATCCCAGAGGATGTTCTCCGGGGTGAGGTCCCGGTGCACGATCTCGGCGGCCTGCAGCCAGTACAGCCCGTGGAACAGGCTGGCCGCGAGCCGACGGCATTCGTCCGCGCCCAGCGGACCCGCGCGCCGCAGCCGCCGCCCCAGCGTCTCGCCGTGGGACAGCGACGTCGTGAGGAAGAACGGGGCGTCGCCGTGCTCACTGAAACCGATCAGGCGGACGAGCTGGTCCGGGTACCGGAAGGGGCGGTGGCGGTCCGGGCGCGGCCCGTTGCGCTCCATGGCGTGCCAGAGGGTCAGCAGGATCTCGATCTCCGCGCGGAGATCCTCCGCGGCCTGCCCGTCGGCCGGGGAGACCCGCTTGCGGGCGACGGCCTGCGCCACACCGCCCGGACCGGGCAGCGTGCCGCGCTGCACCTGGTACGGAGGCCCGCTGACCTCGTCCTCGGGGTCGAACTGCACCCACCAGCTCCCCCGGGGGCCTTCCGGGGTGTCACCGTCGATACCGCCGGCAAGGCCGCTGTCAGTCATGGTCATGCACCGCCCACCAGGCGACGAACGCGACGTTCCCGAGCAGGAGCACCAACAGAGCCATCTGCATGATCAATTCTGCTCACCGGTGCCCCACGCTCGGCGCCGGCAACGCCCGCCCGGCCGTGTCGTCAAAGATGAACCAGCCCTGGTCCCAGAAGAGATTCAGCCAGGTGTGCCCCACCTGCAACGGGTAGCCCGGATCGCGGGGAGACAGCGTGACCTCCGCGACCAGCGGGGTGTCACCAACGACGGCCTGGTGACGCGGGTCCCGTGATGGGGTGATCGTGACCCGGCCGTCGGGATTGACGCGGACCTCGGCATGCGCCTCGGCGGAGATGTGCGAGTCGCGCCGGCGCGAGACGCCGAACACCAGGTCCCGGTTGATGACGGTGGCCGGTCCCAGCGACCGGGAGCGGTCCCGGCCGGAGTCCCGCGGGTCGGCGAGAAACGCCTGCAGGCCCCAGTCGGCCCGCGACTCGACCGTGAGCTGCGGACGGCCCTGCCGGACCCCGGGAGTGCCGTCGAGGATCACGGAGAAGTCGTCGTGGAACCAGACCTGTCGCCGGCCCTCCCGTTCGAGGGCGGCGGTGAGGACGTCCTGGACCGCCGGGCCCGCCTGGCTCAGCTCGAGCCCGAGAGTCCGTAACGACGTCTCGGCCCGCCTGGCATCGTCCGAGTTGAGCCGCACCCGCACCCGGCGGGGGGCGACGAGTGCCTCGCCGCAGGTCGCCCGCCGACTTTCGTCGAGTGTTCGCCAGGCGATCTGCTCCAGCACGTCAGATGAAGAGTGACCACGTGCGCTGACGGCCTTGTGCCTGGCCCATTCGCGTAAACGGTCCCATTCCGGCCCGAGTCTCACGCGCGCCTGTCCCCCATATACACAGCCGGCCCCCCGGTACACGAGCAGTGCAGATTGTCATCTTATGATGCGAAGATTACTCACAACAGTGAGGGTCCTGCGTCCGTCAGCACCCGGACAGCCGGCGGCAACGGCATCCCGGTCGCCGTCAGTAGCCGGGTTGGGCGTGACGATGATGGTAGATTTGCCCCGCCGCTGGCGGTTCTGCCCCAGTCGGTCACCGGATCGGGGGCGGTACGGGGCACATGAGCAGCATCACCAGCAGCAGTACGGCGGGAGCCAGCCCGAGGTCCGGCCATGGCGCCTAGCGGGTCGCCGGTCCAGCGGCGCATCGGGCTGTGGGGAGCCACCCAGAGCGGCAAGACGACCATGCTCGCCGCCCTGCAGATAGCCGCCGGCCAGCAGGTCCGAGAAGACCGCTGGATGGTCATCGGGGCCAACCCGGCGTCGTCGACGTTCCTGAGCCGAAACGTCGACGTCCTGACCACGGACAAGAAGTTCCCGGTGGCGACGGAGGCCGCCGAGCCGCTCTCCTGGCTCTTCTACCGCCCGGACCCGGCGCCACGCGGGCTGAACGCGTGGCTGCGCAGGCGGTTGCGGCGCCCGCTGGCCACCGGCCAGCAGGTGTTCGAGGTCAACACGCTGGACGTCGGCGGCTACATGTTCCGCAACCATCTCGGCGAGGTTCTCGACGACCCCTACCACGACTACTACGACGACGAGGACGAGGGGCTCCCGCTCTTCGACCCCGAGCAGACCGCGGGCGCGGACGCCGACGAGGTCATGCGCACCATGGCCGACTGCGACGGGCTGGTCTACCTGTTCGACCCGGTCACCGAGCACCGGGAACAGAACTCCTTCCAGTACTTCGCCCGGGTGCTCGACCAGATCGGCCGGCTGTCCCACGAATCCGGGCGGATCCGGAACGGACGGCTGCCGCACTACCTGGCGGTCTGCGTCAACAAGATCGACGATCCGGGTATCTACCGGGTGGCCAGCCAGAACGGCTACATGCTCAGCGGTGACAACGACCTGCTGCTGCCCGAGGTGCCCCGCGAGTACGCCGCCGAACTCTTCGAGCGGCTGTGCGACGGCCGGGAGGCAGGCGGCGCCGCCCAGGTTCGCCGGATCATCCGTCGGTTCTTCGACCCCGATCGGGTGGCCTACTTCGCGACCTCGTCCATCGGGTTCTATGTGCAGCCGGGCCGGCTGTTCCGGCACCGCGACAACCAGAACGTGATCTCCGGGCCGGACGGACGCCCACGAATCCGCGGCGAAATCCGGCCGATCAACGTGCTCGAGCCGTTCCTGTGGCTGGAGGACGAGATCCGGCGGAACCCGCTGCCACCGCCGATCATCCCGGAACCCGCGGAATCCCCGGAATCCTCGGAATCCCCGGAGCCGGACTCGGAGCTGGACTCGGATTTCTCGGACTTCACCCGGTCCGGCCCACCCCCAGACCTGTGAGGCCAAAGCTGTGAGGCCAGGCCTGTGAGGCCGACGCTGTGAGCCCGCCGGCCGCACCGCCCGGGCCGCCAACGCCGGGCGGGCCCACCCTGCGGGTCGGGTGGGCGCTCATGGGCAAGGAGCGCGGCGGTTTCACCGACTACGTCGTCCTCCGGTCGAACGAGGCCTACTTCAGCAGATCCGCCTACCAGACGATCCTGCACCGGTACTCCCCCGGAACACCGCCACACGCTCAGCGCACCAGCCTGCCCGGGTCGCTGCCCTGGGTGACGGTGAGCTACGCCCCACTCGGTCGCAACACCGGGCAGACCGTGCTCGGGATCGCCGAACGCACCTGGTCCGACGAGGCCGACGCGTCCGGGCGCCCGATCGCGCACACCCGCTACCTCTGCGTCCCGTTCAGCGCGCTCGCCGCCGCTCCGGTCTCCTACGCGGGCCTGCACACCGCTCTGGCCAGCCCGACGATCCAGCGCCCCATGCTCCAGCGCCCGATGCTCCAGCACTCGGCGACGGGAACCCAGCCCGCGGTGACGGCGACCGCCGTGGGCAGCCTGCCCGTCACCGTGCCGCGCCTCGACCCGGCACGGATCGCCGAAAGCCTGGCCACCGACGACGAGCAGTGGTTCTTACTGGCAGCCGAGGCCGCGGCGCTCGTCCTGGCCGGCAGGGTGGCCATCCTCGGTTTCCCGGCCCCCAGCCGCGACGAGCCGACCGCGCGGACGCGGCTGCGATTCCTCGACGCGGTAGCGGCGCTGCTGCCCTACGGCCAGCGGGCCCGGCTGACCGCCAGCACCTGGGCGGTCAGCGGCGCCGCTCACCGGATCCGGCTCGCCTTCACCGACCAGCCCCGCCAGGGTGACCTGGTTCTGCGCTGGCGCGACCCGCGACCGCGGCCCGCCCAGCTGCCGGGCCCAGCCGCCGACTACTTCGATCTGCTGCTGCGGCTGCGCGACCAGGCAGGCGGATCACTGGCCGCCCTCGTCACCCATCTCACCGGCTACCCGACCGCCTACCCCGCCGCCTGGCATCGACTCAGGGCGACCGCACGCGCCTACTTCCACCTGCACGAGATGGGCGGGGGCGACACCGCCGACGCGCTGGCCGCCCTGGTCGCCCGGCGGCTGGCCCCGGGCCGGTTGTTGCCTGACACCGCCCCGACGGACACGGACGCCGAGCAGTGGCAGGCCGTCCAGGAGAAGGCGGTGGAGGAGGTCGCCGAGCTGGTGCGCGCCGCCTGGGACGACGAGCGGCCGCGCGACGACGACGCGACGCGGAGGTTCAGCCGGCGGCTGCTCGCCGTGGTCGCGCAGGTGCCCCGGGACGACCTCGCCCTCGAGCTGATCCGCCTGGCCGTTCTCGACGACCTCGGCCTCGAGGGCGCCCTGAACACAGGCACAGGCACAGCCATGGACGCAGGAACCGCCGGCGAGCGGCAGGCGACGGCGTCGACGCGACGCTGGCTGCGCTGGCTGGAGGTCGCGCCCGAGCTCGCCGACCAGACGCGCCCCTTCCGCGCCGTTCTCGACGGCTCCCCCAACCCGGACGTCGTCGAAACGCTGCACGGCCGGGCCCGCTACCTGCTGTCGCTCTCCCAGCTCGCCCGGCTCCGCGGCACCGGCGCCGCCATGGTGGTCCTGCTGGATCCCTGGCTGTGGCAGACCGTCCCAGCCCTGTCGCCGCGGCACCGGCAGGACTGGGCCGCCGAGATCCGCGGCTTCCGCTTCGGCACCCCGAGCAGGGCGGCCCGCTACGACGTACTCCTGCTGATCCTGGGCGAAGCCCCCGGCAGGCCGTTGGGACGCCGGATCAGCACGATGGCGACGGACTACACGGCGGCGTTCCAGGAGCACTTCGCCACCCTGGTGCGGGAGCAGGGGGCGGATGGGCGGGTCGACCAGGCCCTGACCGCCCTGGCCCGCTCCATCCTCGACACCGGCTGGCCTCAGGACGAGGCGCAGGTGGACCTCATGCTCAGGGTGCTGGAGCAGCTCGTCCGCCTGGTCCAGGCCAACATCGACCAGCGTGATCGGCCACCCGGGCTGGCCGTTCTGATCAAGGTGGTCGGCCGTTTCCTGATCAGGAACCCGTGGGCCAGAAACCTGCCAGCCGGCCGGCAGTGGCGTATCTGGCTACCGAAAATCTGACCGGGAGACCTGCCGCCGAGGAGGCGGAGGCCGCGAGCGAACAACGGAGGATTCTGGTCGTTCCAACGACCAGAATCCTCCGGTCCAGTGTTCGTGCCCCGTTCCCAGGTGCAGGATCGAACCTGCGTTGACCCGCACAGGGAAGGTTGCTTCGTGCACGTTCAAAGATATGCCGCCAGCCATGTGACGCGGTCGCGGCCTCGCGGCCGTCTCATCGGCGCCGCACTGTTCGCGCTGACGGTGGCCGCGTTTGTGGGTTGCTCCGGGACCAGCGGCCCGACTGGTCCGGACTCCACGGCGCCACTTCCGACGGCCCGGACGCCCCAGGCGCATCCGGCCAGCAGCGAGGGCCTGCAGGCCATGTGCAGGTACGGCGGATACATACCGGCGATGCCGCCGTATACCGGGCCCGCGCCACATCCGATCGAAGGGCTCCAGCCTGGCCAGAACACCGGTGCCGTCGCCCTCACCTCCATTCTCTGGAGCGATCCGCCGGACGACCTTCGTGGTGCATTCAATGTTCTCACCCGCGATCAATCCGGTGCCCTCATCCCGGATCTCAGCCGGACACAGCTCGTCGCATGCGTCACCCGGACCGGTTCGTCTCCGTCCGGAATCGTGTGCGAGGACCTCGGCGGCAACGTTCGACTACTGCGCAGCAATTACCGGATGACGGTTCTGGAAGCTCACACCGGCAAAGTGGTCCAGGTCACCGATACGGGCACGGGGACCGATGACTGCCCGAGCTTCGCCTACGTCGACAGCACCGATCCCGCCGTGTTCACGAGCTTCGACGGAGGCCAGGCCTACGACGTGCTACGGCCGCTGGTGCTGTGGGGCGGAGTGACGGCCCAGCCCGCCGTACCCGGCACGACATGGACCGGCCGGGGCTGACGCCTGGATCCGCGGCCTGCGCGGGAGTGCCGGACCGACGCCAGGTCACCGAAGTGCCGACGTTGCCTGACGCGGCGCTAAGGCCGGCGCTGGTACCGGCCCAGCGGCAGCACCGTGGGCGGGCCGCCGCTGGCCGGGCTGAGCAGCAGCGCGCCCAGCTGTGAGCGGTCCGGCCTCACCCCGACGTGGTAGTCGCCGGTTGGCAGCTCGGCGCCGAGCGGCACCCGCAGCGCCCGCGGCGGGTCGCCGTCGGCCTGGACGTCCACGACGAGCACGCCGCCCGCGGACCCGTCATGGTGGACCGTGATCAGCTCGCCGGCCAGCTCACACCGTTCCATCGGGACGTCTCCCGCCGAGATCACCCGCAGGCTCCCGCCGGTCAGCCGGCCGGCCAGGACACGGTGGACGCGCAGGCTCACCGTGTGCGGGTAGAGCTCCGTCCCGCGGACCCTCGCCGCGGCGAGCAGCGCGGCTCCCCGGGCAGCCGCGTACTCGGGCTCCGCGACCGGCCACACCGGCACCTGCGCCTCCCCGCCGCCGGCGGCTTCAGCTTCGCCGAGGACGCCCGAGACGTCAGACACGCCGAAGACACCGGAGACATCGGAGACGGCCGAGCCGCCGGGCAGTTCGGCCGGCCAGGCCTCGGCGACCGCTGTCCGGACCGCCTCGACCGCCGACGGCAGGAAGCCGAGGCCGCCGACGACGATCACCTCCGGCCAGGAGGCTCCGCCTCGCGCCACGGCATCCCCGTCTTCCGGCTGGCGCAGGCCTTCCGGCTGGCGCAGGTCAACCCGCCGGCGCAGCAGCCCGCCGACGGCGGCCCGCACCGTCTGGGCGACCGGCTCGAACGCCGCCGCCAGCTGGCCCGCGCGCAGCTCCCGGCCGGGTCCGAAGACCAGCGCGCTGCCGGCGTCCCGGTAGGGATCGGCCGTGGTCCCGACCGGGCCGGCGCCGATCGGCTCCCGGCCGGCACGGGCACCCCGCAGAAACGTCAGGACCAGGTCGTTCTCCGTCCTGATCGGCACCGTGTCGTCACCGGAATCACCGAATGCCCGGGGTCCGACGCGTCCGGCGGGACCGGCGGGACCGGCGTGGCCAGCTCGCCGGACCGCGTCCACGGCGAAACCGCGGCCGGCGTACCCAGGCTGGATCCAGCGTTCCAACAGCCGGACGGTCCCCACGCCCGCCGAGGCCGGGGCGCTACCCGCCGGGACGGCGCCGGCGAAAGCTGTGCTGGCCGAAGCGGTGCCAGCCGGGGCGGTGGCGACCTCGACCAGGGCTGCCTCGACCGAGTCCGCGCCGATGTCACAGACCAGCACGAGGCGCCCCGGGATCCCCGGCCCCCCGTCCACCGCGAGCTGGTCGGCCCGGACGGCCGCGGCGCACACCGCCGTGCTGTGGACGGCGACGGCGTCCTGGGGCAGCCCCAGCCCGGCCGCCAGCGCCTGCTGGAGCCGCGCCCGGACCTGCGCTGCGGAGTCGGTCGCGAAGCAGTCACCGGTCACGGCGACGGCGAGGCCGCCGACGGACCGCAGATCCCACGGGCCGGCCTCACCCGCGATCGTGATCTCGCTGTCCGCGGCCAGCGTCGCGAGGAGGTCCCGCCCGGCCGCCACCGGGCCGCGCGGTCGCGCAGCGGCGGAACCGGTGACCATCCACGCCCCGGCCCGGCCGCCGGCGCCAGCGCCAGGCCCTGCGTCGGTAGCGCGGTCGCGGTCGGTATCGGCGTCGGCGTCGGCGTCGGCGTCCACGATGACGAGCCTGGTGAACTGGGTGCCGAAGTCGACGCCCGCCCGGTGGCCCGGTGGCCTGGCGCTCATCTGGGCGGCCCCGCCACGGCGGCGGCACTCGAACCGGCGGCCCCGCTCCGCAGGAACGAGTCCACCAGTGCTGGGCGAGTGTGATGCAGGGCCCTCAGCAGTTGGGCGAACCGGCCCGGCGGCCCGTGCCGTTCGCCGTAGCGGGCGATCTGCAGCGCGGCCAACAGCGCATCATCCCCATGGACCGCCAGCAGCCGCAGGTCGATCGGCGCGGGACGCGGGGTCGCCAGCGCCTGGAAGACGGCCAGCGGCGGCGGCAGCTGCCCGCTCGGCGGAGTGAGCCAGCGGAGCCACCCGCCCTGCGCGGCGTTCAGCGCCGCGAAGCTGCCCGACCTGGTGAGATGGATGATCCAGGAGACCGCGGCCTCGGGCAGCTCCTGCAGCGCCGCCCGGACGGCCTCTCCGCCGCCGGAAAGCTGCAGCAGCAGGAGCGCTCCCGCGTGCGTGCGTGCGACCCGGTCGTTGTCCCTCCCGTCGCCGCGGATCAGTCGGGCGAGGATGCCGTCGAGGCGCTGGAACGTCTCGAGGCGGTTGGCGAACACGATGGCGTCCTGCAGGTCGGCCATGGTGCCGCCGGAGAGCAGGATCCGCAGGGCGTCGGCCTCCTCGGGCTCCCGGGCGAACCTGCCGGCCATCGCCGCCCGCCGTCGGCTGCGGGCCTTCTCCAGGCTTTTGCTGGCCGGCAGCGGGGAGACGAAGGCAGGGTTCGTGTCGGTGAGCACGTCGAGCAGGTCCTCGGCCTGGTCGACGTCCAGTGGGTCACGCCAGGTGGACAACGCGTGGACCAGGCCGGCGGTGTCCTGGAAGAGGGTGCGGGCCGCCAGCAGGCGGCGGAAGTACTCACGGCCGTAGCCGCTCGGCGGCTCCGCGGCTTCCGGCAGGTCACCCCAGCGAACCAGCAGCCTCGACTGCCCGCTGGAGATCTGCGCCTGGGCGGTGAAGGCCAGCCGGAACGGGGTCGGGTTGTCGGTCGCGGTGGTCACGGCCACCCCGGCGAGCAGACCGGCCGGCAGCAGGGCGAGCACTCCCTCGATGAAGCGCAGGCGCTGCTCGGTGGTCAGGGCCGGCGGGGCGCCGACCACCGACACCGGGCCGTCGAGCAGCCCGGCGGCGACGGCGGCGACCGCGCCGAAGCCGAACGCGTCGACGTCCTGGGCACCCAGGCGCTGGTCGGCGGCGACGAGTTGCAGCCGGCTCGGCCGGGAGCCGGACGACGCCGACGCGGCGGCCGCGAGGCCCAGGCCGGTGATGCCGACCCCCGAATCCAGGAACCGCGCGAGGCCGGTGTGGCAGCACCAGTCCGCGCCGCACACCGCGAGCCGCCCACCGCCGTCACCGAACAGCACCAGCCCGTCGGACGTCCCGCCCGGTGGCCCGTCGCGGCGCACGCCGGGGGTGTACAGCCGGGCGAGCTCCCAGATTCCGCGGCCGTCCGCCGAAGCGGGCTGCGGTGACGGGGCCGGGTCGACCCAGCCGGCGCCGAGCTGGACGCGGGTGCCCGCCGCCAGCCGGGACGACGGGTCGTCTGGCGCCGCCTCGCCGTCGGTGGGCTCCGTGTTCCGGCGGAGCAGCCGGCGGCGGGCTTTGGGCTCGCCGATCAGCCTGCCGAGCCGCTGTCGCTCGTCGGCGCGGCGGTCCGGCCACAGCTCGTCCAGGGCAGCCGTCCAGGTTCTGCGGCGAGCGACGCTGAACGGAGCCCGGTCGGCTTCGGCCCACAGCCATTCCTCGAGCGCCGGTGTCAGCGCCTCGGCCCGGCCGCTCCACCCGGCGAGCCGGACG carries:
- a CDS encoding protein kinase domain-containing protein: MTDSGLAGGIDGDTPEGPRGSWWVQFDPEDEVSGPPYQVQRGTLPGPGGVAQAVARKRVSPADGQAAEDLRAEIEILLTLWHAMERNGPRPDRHRPFRYPDQLVRLIGFSEHGDAPFFLTTSLSHGETLGRRLRRAGPLGADECRRLAASLFHGLYWLQAAEIVHRDLTPENILWDGQTALIFDFSHACWAGAHRPHVEAPPWSTLDPPRADLIADFTEDVSRACWLILHAATGEPPESLRSWRPDADGYWSRGDQQYPDSVPDWSGGSSSVTEPNISTWFPEGFFADVFEPGSPVVAAEMLARLRERRPEHRTRYDPAGMLAGRDRFNGLVKDKEWRRAPVAPSYPPPGRRRAGHSRRRPEPGPGPGPEQPHDEPLSHRQPPPDPYPDLGPGPGPGPVSGDLAMKVIVAIVTIVVFLLVVIVGLGSL